Within the Solwaraspora sp. WMMA2056 genome, the region GTTGAGGATCTGTGCCTGGACCGAGACGTCCAGCGCGCTGACCGGTTCGTCGCAGAGCAGCACAGCCGGTTCCAGCACCAGGGCACGCGCGATGCAGACCCGCTGGCACTGCCCACCGGACAGTTCGTGTGGTCGCCGGTCGCCGACCAGCCGGGGGTCCAGCCCGACGGCGTCGAGTACCTCGTCGACCCGCCGCCGGGCGGCGGCACCGCCGTCGCGGTGCCAGATCCGCAGACCTTCGGCGACGATGTCCCGGACGGTACGGCGTGGGTTGAGCGACGAGATCGGGTCCTGGAAGATCATCTGCAGTCGGGTACGGGTGCGGCGCAGCCGCTCGCCGCGCAGCGCGGTCAGCTCGGTGCCGTCGAAGCGGACCGATCCGCCCGTCGGTGGCGGCAGTTGCAGGATCGCCCGACCGGTGGTGGACTTTCCACAGCCCGACTCGCCGACCAGGCCGACGGTCTCCCGGACCCGGGCGTCGAGGCTGATTCCGGAGACCGCCTGGACGGTACGGCCCCGGCCGGCGGGGAACTCCACGGTCAGGTCCTCGACCCGCAGCACCACGTCGTCGATGTCACGCAGATGCGCCTTGCCGGTGCCGGCCATCAGCTCACCGCCTCGTCGAGGGCGGACCGGTCACCGGTGACCGTGGCGAGATCCAGTCCGGCGCCGGTCCGGCCGGCGGCGAGGTTCTCGGCGAAGGCCCGGTCGCCAGCCCCGGTGCCGACCGGGTAGAAGCAGGCGTACCGGTGCCCGGGGTCGTCGACCAGACGTGGGTCCTCCTGCTGGCACCGGGGCCGGGCATGCCGGCAGCGGGGGGCGAACCGGCAGCCGGGTGGTGGGTGCACCAGGTCGGGGGCGGTGCCGGCGATGACCTCCAGCGGGGTGTGGCTCGGCTGGTCGATCCGAGGGGTGGAGCGCAGCAGCGCGGCGGTGTACGGGTGCCGGGTGTGTCGGAACAGTTCCTCGGTGGGACCGATCTCAGCCACCCGGCCGGCGTACATCACCATGGTCCGGTCGGTGCGGCCGGAGACCACGGTCAGGTCGTGACTGATCAGGATCATCGCCATCCGCAGTTCGGCGCGCAGTCGGGCGAGCAGGTCGAGGATCTCCTTCTGCACCGTCACGTCGAGCGCGGTCGTGGGCTCGTCGGCGATGAGCAGCTTGGGGGAGCAGGAGAGAGCTATCGCGATCATGACCCGTTGCCGCATGCCGCCGGAGAGTTCGTGCGGGTACTGGGTCAACCGTCGAGTCGGTTCGTTGATGCCGACCTCGGCGAGCAGTTCGGCGGCGCGGGCGGCGGCGGCCCGTCGGTTGAGCCCGAGATGGTGACGCATCGGGTCGGTGAGTTGCCGGCCGATGGTGCGGACCGGGTTGAGCGAGGTCATCGGGTCCTGGAACACCATGGCGACCTCGGCGCCCCAGAAGTGCCGGGCGGCCGCGCCCCGACGGTCGCGTACCTCGTGGCCCTCGAACAGGATCCGACTGTCCGCCGCGACCTGCGCCTGCCGGGGCAGGATGTTCATGACGGTCCGGACCAGTACCGACTTGCCGGATCCGGATTCGCCGACGACGCCGAGTGCCTCGCTGGGCGCGAGGGTGAAGGAGATTCCGTCGACGGCACGCAGCACACCGCGCGGCGTCGAGAAGCTCGTGGCGAGGTTCTCGACGGCGAGCAACGGAGCCGGTTCATCGGATCGCACGTTGCCAGCCTAACAAGCGCTTGGTACTTTGAGCGAGCCCCCGTTACCTGCCTGAAACGTGGAGACCCGATGACTGACGACGAACTGGACGAACTGATCGCGGTGGTCCAACTGCCCGAGCGCACGCCGGACACGGTCGAGCAGCGGGTGGCCCTCGCCGAGGACCACCGTCGGATCGCCGACCTGGTGATGCTCTACGGCTGGCTGTGCGACCGCCGTCGATGGGACGACCTGCTGGAGTACTACACCGAGGACTTCGAACGGCAGCTGCGCGGCACCCTGAACGAGACCGTCAAGGGCAAGGAGAAGCTGCGCGAGCTGTACTTCCGCCCGGTCCTGCCCCGCTCCGGCGACGCCGACGGGCCACCGTCCGCCGACGTGATCAACACCTACGAACTGCGTCACCTCATCCACCCTCCGGTGATCCGGGTCGCCGACGACGGTCGGACCGCGTCGGTCGCCGCCGTCTACAGCCTGGTCGCGACCAGCGGCGACGGCCCGCAGTTTCGCCGAGGTGAGCACGAAGGTGCCTACCTGTTCGGCATGCGCCGGGAGCCCGACGTCGGCTGGCGCTTCGCCACCATGGTCGTGATCAGCGAAAACGCCCGCAACCCCCTGTTTCAGAAAGGCTGACCCGATGCCCGGAAGGTTCTCGGGGAAGGTCGCTCTGGTCACCGGTGCGGGCCGGGGGATCGGCCGGGCCACCGCGCTGCGGCTCGCCGCCGAGTCAGCGACGGTGGTCGTCAACGACATCAACCCTGACGGCATCACCGGGACGCTGGCGGCGGCCGACGGACTGGCCGGCCACGCCGTCGCCGGCCGGGCCGACGTCACCTCGGCCGAGCAGGTGAACGACCTGGTGGCCGAGGTCGCCGACCGGTACGGCCCGGTCGACATCCTGGTCAACAACGCCGGTGGCGCGCTGCCCGGCGCGGCCTGGGCGGCGGTCGCCGACGCCAGCCTCGACGACTGGTCCGGCTTTCTCGCGCTGAACCTCACCTCGGCCTTCCTCTGCGCCCGGGCCGTGCTGCCGGGGATGCTCGCCACCGGTAGGGGGCACATCGTCGGCGTCGGCTCGATCTCCGGTACCAACGGTCAGGTCAACGGCGCGGCGTACGCCGCCGCCAAGGCCGGGATGAGCGCGCTGGTCGCCTCGATCGCCAAGGAGTACGGGCCCCGGGGCGTCTCCTCGAACGGGATCGTCGTGGGCAACGCACCCTTTCCGAACCGGACCCCGGACCGCCAGCGGCATCTCGACCGGGCGGTCCACCTGGGCCGGGTCGGCGGGTACGACGAGTTCGCCGCGGCCATCGCCTTCCTGTGCGCGGAGGACTCGTCCTATCTGTCCGGGGCGA harbors:
- a CDS encoding ABC transporter ATP-binding protein, whose amino-acid sequence is MAGTGKAHLRDIDDVVLRVEDLTVEFPAGRGRTVQAVSGISLDARVRETVGLVGESGCGKSTTGRAILQLPPPTGGSVRFDGTELTALRGERLRRTRTRLQMIFQDPISSLNPRRTVRDIVAEGLRIWHRDGGAAARRRVDEVLDAVGLDPRLVGDRRPHELSGGQCQRVCIARALVLEPAVLLCDEPVSALDVSVQAQILNLLEEMKHRYGLTLLFVAHDLAVVKRVSDRIVVMYLGKICEVAAPDALFARPAHPYTALLLRSIPELDDGSPAPERTSGELPSALDPPSGCRFRTRCPRAADVCARTEPQLRRTGPDQYVACHFPQDAPADGPTAGRSRP
- a CDS encoding ABC transporter ATP-binding protein, with amino-acid sequence MRSDEPAPLLAVENLATSFSTPRGVLRAVDGISFTLAPSEALGVVGESGSGKSVLVRTVMNILPRQAQVAADSRILFEGHEVRDRRGAAARHFWGAEVAMVFQDPMTSLNPVRTIGRQLTDPMRHHLGLNRRAAAARAAELLAEVGINEPTRRLTQYPHELSGGMRQRVMIAIALSCSPKLLIADEPTTALDVTVQKEILDLLARLRAELRMAMILISHDLTVVSGRTDRTMVMYAGRVAEIGPTEELFRHTRHPYTAALLRSTPRIDQPSHTPLEVIAGTAPDLVHPPPGCRFAPRCRHARPRCQQEDPRLVDDPGHRYACFYPVGTGAGDRAFAENLAAGRTGAGLDLATVTGDRSALDEAVS
- a CDS encoding nuclear transport factor 2 family protein, producing the protein MTDDELDELIAVVQLPERTPDTVEQRVALAEDHRRIADLVMLYGWLCDRRRWDDLLEYYTEDFERQLRGTLNETVKGKEKLRELYFRPVLPRSGDADGPPSADVINTYELRHLIHPPVIRVADDGRTASVAAVYSLVATSGDGPQFRRGEHEGAYLFGMRREPDVGWRFATMVVISENARNPLFQKG
- a CDS encoding SDR family oxidoreductase, with the translated sequence MPGRFSGKVALVTGAGRGIGRATALRLAAESATVVVNDINPDGITGTLAAADGLAGHAVAGRADVTSAEQVNDLVAEVADRYGPVDILVNNAGGALPGAAWAAVADASLDDWSGFLALNLTSAFLCARAVLPGMLATGRGHIVGVGSISGTNGQVNGAAYAAAKAGMSALVASIAKEYGPRGVSSNGIVVGNAPFPNRTPDRQRHLDRAVHLGRVGGYDEFAAAIAFLCAEDSSYLSGAMIPVDGGFHRSNLL